A genomic window from Micromonospora sp. WMMA1947 includes:
- a CDS encoding monovalent cation/H+ antiporter complex subunit F, with the protein MTVLLAVALTVLLSATALLALARIYRGPSLLDRVVGADLLLSAMLAAVGAEAAVNRHATTLPVLVVLSLLGFIGSVSLVRFAVRAES; encoded by the coding sequence GTGACAGTCCTGCTCGCCGTCGCGTTGACCGTGCTGCTCTCGGCCACCGCGCTGCTCGCCCTGGCCCGGATCTACCGCGGCCCGTCCCTGCTCGACCGGGTCGTCGGCGCCGACCTGCTGCTGTCGGCGATGCTCGCCGCGGTGGGGGCGGAGGCCGCCGTCAACCGGCACGCCACCACGCTGCCCGTCCTGGTGGTGCTCTCCCTGCTCGGCTTCATCGGTTCGGTGTCGCTGGTGCGCTTCGCGGTCCGGGCCGAGTCATGA
- the mnhG gene encoding monovalent cation/H(+) antiporter subunit G, whose amino-acid sequence MSAATLADWVGGFLLLAGAVLALVAGIGLVRFPDVLDRMHAATKPQVLGVLLLLAGLALRLRTPSDLGMLVLVAIFQLSTAPVAAQMIGRAAYRSGRVDRTLLDVDELAGR is encoded by the coding sequence ATGAGTGCGGCCACCCTGGCGGACTGGGTGGGCGGATTTCTTCTGCTGGCCGGTGCGGTGCTGGCCCTGGTGGCCGGCATCGGGCTGGTGCGCTTCCCGGACGTGCTGGACCGGATGCACGCGGCCACCAAGCCGCAGGTGCTGGGCGTCCTGCTGCTGCTGGCCGGGCTGGCGCTGCGTCTGCGTACCCCCTCGGATCTGGGCATGCTGGTTCTGGTGGCGATCTTCCAGCTCTCCACCGCGCCGGTGGCCGCGCAGATGATCGGCCGGGCCGCGTACCGTTCCGGGCGGGTCGACCGGACGCTGCTGGACGTCGACGAGCTGGCCGGACGCTGA